In a single window of the Limnochorda sp. L945t genome:
- a CDS encoding cell division protein FtsQ/DivIB, which translates to MTRPSLRAPASVAGVALVAALGVYGAAASPLFSVSRVTVSGAGAEVGDRLVARLRWGQGRNVLDVQQREIDRAVAMEPRIASARLVRHLPSVLEVRVIPRGPVAYVATGQSIVEVDKQGRVLGPPPAGTSRELPVITGAWQPGAVPEPLEPAPQAVALGAELADRLLPLLGGRLSELHLDAERGEWRLLLTDGSSVEWGVAGDGQGSALSPDDLRRLTLLSALLQRLGPGDMPFQADMRNGDRVTWSRATSHGPAPAKDASGL; encoded by the coding sequence ATGACGAGACCGAGCCTGCGCGCGCCGGCCAGCGTGGCCGGAGTGGCCCTGGTGGCCGCGCTGGGGGTTTACGGCGCCGCCGCTTCTCCGCTCTTTTCGGTGAGCCGGGTGACGGTCAGCGGCGCCGGGGCGGAGGTAGGGGACCGGCTGGTCGCCCGCCTGCGGTGGGGCCAGGGGCGTAACGTGCTCGACGTGCAGCAGCGGGAGATCGATCGCGCGGTGGCCATGGAGCCGCGCATCGCAAGCGCCCGGCTCGTCCGGCACCTTCCGTCGGTGCTGGAGGTGCGCGTGATCCCCCGGGGCCCCGTGGCGTACGTCGCGACCGGGCAGTCCATCGTCGAAGTGGACAAGCAGGGCAGAGTGCTGGGCCCCCCGCCGGCCGGGACGTCGAGGGAGCTTCCGGTCATCACCGGGGCCTGGCAACCGGGCGCCGTGCCGGAGCCGCTCGAGCCGGCGCCCCAGGCCGTGGCCCTGGGAGCGGAGTTGGCCGATCGGCTGCTCCCGCTGTTGGGAGGCCGCCTGTCCGAGCTGCACCTGGACGCCGAGCGCGGGGAGTGGAGGCTGTTGTTGACGGACGGGAGCAGCGTGGAGTGGGGAGTGGCGGGCGACGGTCAGGGGAGCGCGCTCTCGCCCGACGACCTGCGGCGTTTGACGCTGCTCTCGGCCCTGTTGCAGCGGCTGGGCCCGGGCGACATGCCTTTCCAGGCCGACATGCGCAACGGCGACCGGGTCACCTGGAGTCGGGCAACGAGCCACGGACCTGCACCCGCAAAGGATGCGTCCGGGCTCTGA
- the sigG gene encoding RNA polymerase sporulation sigma factor SigG has product MQSTKVEICGVNTAKLPVLSNTRMRELLYRMRRGDPSAREELIQGNLRLVLSVIQRFNSRGEYVDDLFQVGCIGLMKAIDNFDLTQNVKFSTYAVPMIVGEIRRYLRDNNPIRVSRSLRDIAYKALQVRDALTSKYSREPTVAQIAEALDVPREEVVAALDAIQEPVSLFEPIYHDGGDPIFVMDQVSDDPDPDGGWLESISIREAIHRLGPREQRILKMRFFDGRTQMEVAEAIGISQAQVSRLEKAALKQLRRHMAG; this is encoded by the coding sequence GTGCAGAGTACCAAGGTCGAGATCTGTGGGGTCAACACCGCCAAGCTTCCCGTCCTCTCCAACACCCGCATGCGGGAGCTGCTCTACCGCATGCGCCGCGGAGATCCGTCGGCCCGGGAGGAGCTGATCCAGGGCAACCTGCGGCTGGTGCTCAGCGTCATCCAGCGCTTCAACAGCCGCGGCGAGTACGTGGACGACCTCTTCCAGGTCGGCTGCATCGGGCTGATGAAGGCCATTGACAACTTCGATCTGACACAAAACGTGAAGTTCTCGACGTACGCGGTGCCGATGATCGTGGGCGAGATCCGGCGGTACCTGCGCGACAACAACCCGATCCGGGTGAGTCGATCGCTGCGGGATATTGCCTATAAGGCGCTCCAGGTCCGGGACGCGCTCACCAGCAAGTATTCGCGAGAACCGACGGTCGCGCAAATCGCCGAGGCGCTCGACGTACCCCGGGAGGAAGTCGTCGCGGCCCTGGATGCCATCCAGGAACCCGTCTCTCTCTTCGAGCCCATCTACCACGACGGCGGGGACCCCATCTTCGTCATGGACCAGGTGAGCGACGATCCGGACCCCGACGGCGGCTGGTTGGAGAGTATTTCCATCCGGGAGGCCATCCACCGCCTCGGGCCGAGGGAGCAGCGCATCCTGAAGATGCGCTTCTTCGACGGCCGAACGCAGATGGAAGTGGCCGAGGCCATCGGGATCTCCCAGGCCCAGGTCTCACGGCTGGAGAAGGCCGCGCTCAAGCAGCTGCGGCGGCACATGGCGGGATGA
- a CDS encoding stage II sporulation protein R — MRTRELRRLACVVAVAWILILLSAPGARGESSGWGSGVPPAPSIVRLHVIAHSDDPVDQEAKMAIFRAVRDQIAGLYGAWAATGQPTDRLTARPDAFVSYLYRHRDGIVATARRALVRGGYALRPVRVEAGRFLFGETIDPYSRSRHPAGWYPALLVVVGEGRGHNWWCVVFPSLCPVGRPEGEEAGTAKAAPGSSASPEASQDAGPGALAAPATAPGPGPLVSGGSGTASGPGASSRLKSPERQEPWWVRLLPWRWLG, encoded by the coding sequence ATGCGGACGCGTGAGCTTCGCCGCCTTGCCTGCGTCGTCGCCGTGGCGTGGATCCTGATCCTGCTCTCCGCTCCCGGGGCCCGGGGCGAGAGCTCGGGCTGGGGGAGCGGCGTGCCCCCGGCTCCATCCATCGTACGGCTGCACGTCATCGCCCACAGCGATGACCCGGTCGACCAGGAGGCCAAGATGGCGATCTTCCGGGCGGTCCGCGATCAGATCGCCGGGCTGTACGGCGCGTGGGCGGCCACGGGACAGCCCACCGACCGGCTCACGGCGCGGCCGGACGCCTTCGTGTCGTACCTCTACCGCCACCGGGACGGCATCGTGGCGACGGCCCGGCGGGCGCTCGTCCGGGGAGGATACGCCCTGCGCCCGGTGCGGGTGGAGGCCGGCCGGTTCCTGTTCGGCGAGACCATCGACCCGTACTCCCGCTCCCGCCATCCGGCCGGGTGGTACCCGGCGTTGCTGGTCGTGGTGGGAGAGGGGCGAGGTCACAACTGGTGGTGCGTCGTCTTCCCGTCGCTGTGTCCGGTGGGCCGTCCCGAGGGCGAAGAGGCGGGGACGGCGAAGGCGGCTCCCGGCTCGTCCGCTTCGCCCGAGGCGTCGCAAGACGCCGGGCCCGGCGCGCTGGCGGCTCCTGCGACGGCGCCCGGACCGGGCCCGCTCGTCTCGGGTGGCTCCGGGACGGCTTCCGGGCCGGGCGCGTCCTCCCGGCTGAAGTCCCCGGAGCGGCAAGAGCCGTGGTGGGTACGCCTGTTGCCGTGGCGCTGGCTCGGATGA
- the sigE gene encoding RNA polymerase sporulation sigma factor SigE codes for MAWLRARLRGLADLVGYVGTGSGEVLPPPLTSEQEAGLIHQLALGDFTARTPLIEHNLRLVVYIARKFENTGIGTEDLVSIGTIGLIKAVQTFDPTRRIKLATYASRCIENEILMFLRRNAKTRSEVSLDEPLNTDWEGNELLLSDILGTESDVVRHLEDRVEKDLLYTAMHRLSGRERRIMELRFGLLDGEERTQKQVADLLGISQSYISRLEKRILRKLRREIHQMATC; via the coding sequence ATGGCATGGCTGCGCGCCCGCCTGCGGGGCCTGGCCGACCTGGTCGGGTACGTGGGCACCGGTTCGGGCGAGGTGCTCCCACCGCCCCTCACTTCCGAACAAGAGGCGGGCCTCATCCACCAGCTGGCTCTGGGCGACTTCACCGCCCGCACGCCGCTCATCGAGCACAACTTGCGGCTGGTGGTCTACATCGCCCGCAAGTTCGAAAACACGGGGATCGGCACGGAAGACCTGGTCTCGATCGGCACCATCGGCCTCATCAAGGCGGTCCAGACCTTCGATCCGACCCGGCGCATCAAACTGGCGACCTACGCCTCCCGCTGCATCGAGAATGAGATCCTGATGTTCCTGCGCCGCAACGCCAAGACCCGCTCCGAGGTCTCCCTCGACGAGCCGCTCAACACCGACTGGGAGGGCAACGAGCTGCTCCTCTCGGACATCCTGGGCACCGAGAGTGACGTGGTGCGCCACCTCGAGGACCGGGTCGAAAAGGACTTGCTCTATACCGCCATGCACCGCCTCAGCGGGCGGGAGCGGCGCATCATGGAGCTCCGCTTCGGCCTGCTCGACGGCGAGGAGCGCACGCAAAAGCAGGTCGCCGACCTGCTGGGCATCTCCCAGTCCTACATCTCCCGGCTCGAAAAGCGCATCCTGCGCAAGCTGCGCCGGGAAATCCACCAGATGGCGACCTGCTAG
- a CDS encoding YlmC/YmxH family sporulation protein, whose protein sequence is MVEAPAAGDEGPAESAGGRVQGGREVQLRASELRSKDVINIADGRKLGNLYDLDVDVETGRIRSLILPAGGRGGWFRARERDVEIPWQDIVRIGVDVILVDLPSSITPHAGASGSS, encoded by the coding sequence GTGGTAGAGGCTCCGGCGGCCGGCGACGAGGGTCCGGCGGAGAGCGCCGGCGGCCGGGTACAGGGGGGCCGCGAGGTGCAGCTTCGCGCCTCGGAGCTTCGGTCCAAGGACGTCATCAACATCGCCGACGGCCGCAAGCTCGGGAACCTTTACGATCTCGACGTGGACGTGGAGACCGGCCGCATCCGCTCCCTCATCCTGCCTGCGGGCGGCCGCGGCGGGTGGTTCCGGGCCAGGGAGCGGGACGTCGAGATCCCCTGGCAGGACATCGTGCGCATCGGCGTCGACGTCATCCTCGTCGACCTGCCCAGCAGTATCACTCCCCATGCGGGCGCCTCGGGTTCGTCCTAG
- a CDS encoding FtsK/SpoIIIE family DNA translocase encodes MKRWQAEVAGFLIMLAAVWAALALFWGQAGEAGAYVAGSLWKAFGVASVAVLTLALVLGWQLARQPEGVRAWVSLVGWLAGASAVTVLVELIPWVRRWAQGIEVAGASGPARAGGLVGRAMVTWLTQAVGVNGTYLVAVALLVVAAALVFHVGPSRILEVPVRGAARGAAWTVGRAGRGIVRAGRALAGRWRPPSGISAPPAGRGPGMAPAGGQGEHAGGRAGEVAQAAWQAAAAAGPPSGPPEEDGGGVALASLQPRETRPALSLSERLALPRWGKERAGDSQEGQSSKAPVTVPVTGGARGNWRLPPSALLSKVPARRRPQDQQEIVARSHLLEQTLANFGIEARVVSHTRGPVVTRYEMALAPGIKISRVVNLADDLALALATTGVRIEAPVPGKPVIGIEVPNASVETVTLREVLESAAFARSERPLTLALGKDVAGEPLVGDLERVIHLLIAGATGSGKSVCLASIIMSLLFRLTPDQLRLLLIDPKRVELTVYEGIPHLLAPVVTEVRQAASALRWAVREMEARYQEMAKAGARHLGLYNQMAAEGKVAQPMPYVVVVIDELADLMLVAAADVEDSICRLAQMARAAGIHLVIATQRPSTDVITGLIKANIPSRLAFAVSSQVDSRTILDAGGAERLLGRGDMLYHPLGEPKPIRAQGCLVTEKEIEQVVRFWKEQGPPQYQVDVFEEPEDEKAGTADDDDPLYDEAVKLVTEAGQASVSMLQRRFRIGYARAARLVDMMERRGVVGPYQGSKPREVLPAYRRRDQPA; translated from the coding sequence ATGAAGCGCTGGCAAGCCGAAGTGGCGGGCTTTCTGATCATGCTCGCCGCGGTCTGGGCGGCGCTCGCCCTTTTCTGGGGACAGGCCGGCGAAGCCGGCGCCTACGTGGCCGGGAGCCTGTGGAAAGCCTTCGGGGTGGCGTCGGTGGCCGTGTTGACCCTGGCGCTCGTCTTGGGCTGGCAACTGGCTCGCCAGCCCGAGGGAGTGCGGGCGTGGGTGAGCCTGGTGGGCTGGTTGGCCGGCGCATCGGCCGTGACGGTCTTGGTGGAGCTGATCCCGTGGGTCCGACGCTGGGCGCAAGGCATCGAGGTAGCCGGGGCTTCCGGCCCTGCCCGGGCGGGGGGACTCGTGGGACGAGCCATGGTCACGTGGCTCACCCAGGCGGTGGGAGTGAACGGCACCTACCTGGTGGCGGTGGCGCTGCTGGTAGTGGCGGCCGCCCTCGTCTTCCACGTGGGGCCCTCCCGGATCCTGGAGGTGCCGGTCCGGGGTGCCGCCCGCGGGGCAGCGTGGACCGTAGGCCGAGCGGGCCGGGGGATCGTGCGGGCGGGCCGTGCTCTGGCCGGCCGCTGGCGGCCGCCCTCTGGAATCTCTGCGCCTCCGGCAGGCCGCGGACCCGGGATGGCTCCTGCGGGGGGGCAGGGGGAGCACGCGGGGGGGAGGGCGGGGGAGGTCGCACAGGCTGCATGGCAGGCGGCAGCTGCGGCGGGCCCGCCTTCGGGCCCGCCGGAGGAGGACGGAGGCGGCGTGGCTCTGGCTTCGTTGCAGCCTCGGGAGACCAGGCCGGCCCTTTCTCTCTCCGAGCGGCTCGCCTTGCCGCGGTGGGGCAAGGAGCGTGCCGGCGATAGCCAGGAAGGCCAGAGCTCGAAGGCTCCCGTGACCGTCCCGGTGACGGGAGGAGCGCGGGGCAACTGGCGCCTGCCGCCCTCCGCCCTCCTCTCGAAGGTGCCGGCACGGCGGCGCCCGCAAGATCAGCAGGAGATCGTGGCCCGCAGCCATCTGCTCGAGCAGACCCTGGCCAACTTCGGCATCGAGGCCAGGGTGGTCAGCCACACTCGCGGCCCCGTCGTCACGCGCTACGAGATGGCGCTCGCGCCGGGCATCAAGATCAGCCGGGTGGTCAACCTGGCCGACGATCTGGCCCTGGCCCTGGCCACCACCGGCGTACGGATCGAGGCGCCGGTGCCGGGCAAGCCGGTCATCGGCATCGAGGTGCCCAACGCTTCCGTGGAGACGGTCACCCTCCGGGAGGTGCTGGAGTCGGCCGCCTTCGCCCGCTCCGAGCGCCCGCTGACGCTGGCCTTGGGCAAGGACGTGGCCGGGGAGCCGCTGGTGGGAGACCTGGAGCGGGTCATCCACCTTCTGATTGCCGGAGCCACGGGGTCGGGCAAGAGCGTCTGCCTTGCGTCGATCATCATGAGCTTGTTGTTCCGCCTGACGCCGGACCAATTGCGGCTGCTGCTCATCGACCCCAAGCGGGTCGAGCTGACGGTATACGAGGGGATCCCCCACCTCCTGGCGCCGGTGGTCACCGAGGTGCGCCAGGCGGCTTCCGCCCTGCGATGGGCGGTGCGCGAGATGGAGGCCCGCTACCAGGAGATGGCCAAGGCCGGGGCGCGCCACCTCGGCCTGTACAACCAGATGGCCGCCGAGGGGAAAGTGGCCCAGCCCATGCCGTACGTCGTGGTGGTCATCGACGAGCTGGCCGACCTCATGCTGGTGGCGGCGGCCGACGTCGAGGACAGCATCTGCCGCCTGGCCCAGATGGCCCGCGCGGCGGGCATCCACCTGGTGATTGCGACCCAGCGCCCTTCGACCGACGTCATCACCGGGCTCATCAAGGCCAACATCCCTTCGCGCCTGGCGTTCGCAGTCTCGTCCCAGGTCGACTCCCGCACCATCCTGGACGCGGGAGGCGCCGAGCGCCTGCTCGGGCGCGGCGACATGCTGTACCATCCTCTCGGCGAGCCCAAGCCGATCCGCGCCCAGGGGTGTCTGGTGACCGAAAAGGAGATCGAGCAGGTGGTCCGGTTTTGGAAGGAGCAAGGGCCGCCCCAGTACCAGGTCGACGTCTTCGAGGAGCCGGAGGACGAGAAGGCCGGCACGGCGGACGACGACGACCCGCTGTACGACGAGGCGGTCAAGCTGGTCACGGAGGCGGGACAGGCCTCCGTCTCCATGCTGCAGCGGCGCTTCCGCATCGGCTACGCCCGGGCGGCGCGCCTGGTCGACATGATGGAGCGGCGCGGGGTCGTAGGGCCGTACCAGGGAAGCAAGCCCCGGGAGGTGCTCCCGGCGTACCGGCGGCGCGATCAGCCGGCATGA
- a CDS encoding sigma-E processing peptidase SpoIIGA has product MVPGLVAWTVVDFLFDWALLWATAQLRATPVPPGRLAAAAWTGAILFALLPDRSGPLVTATAAVAVSVVMAALAFQPRAPRSLVAITGTVWAVAFVAAGAGLAAQSIAGLPGRPACAGAAVSMAALWATARWGHRRLSTLGVERSLRVTVRVRFGDRWMLAEGFVDTGNRLKEPVTGLPVILVGPEVMAAAVGDDGWWTETIARDAWALAQRLPSIAPGWAKRFRLVPFEGVGIRHGVLAAFRADEARLERPAQPPVEVGPTVVAVSPAPLRSGEVQALVPPEILAAARAARDPVVQARMPDEGGMVGVKVGA; this is encoded by the coding sequence ATGGTACCAGGTCTCGTCGCCTGGACCGTCGTCGATTTCCTGTTCGACTGGGCGTTGTTGTGGGCCACCGCTCAATTGCGGGCCACGCCGGTCCCGCCGGGGAGACTGGCGGCGGCGGCGTGGACAGGCGCCATCCTGTTCGCGCTCCTCCCGGATCGCTCGGGCCCGCTCGTGACGGCGACGGCAGCCGTGGCCGTCTCCGTGGTGATGGCGGCCCTGGCTTTCCAGCCCCGGGCACCGCGGAGCCTCGTCGCGATCACCGGCACGGTGTGGGCAGTGGCGTTCGTGGCCGCCGGTGCCGGGCTCGCGGCCCAGAGCATCGCGGGGCTACCGGGGCGGCCGGCTTGCGCGGGCGCGGCGGTCTCGATGGCTGCTCTGTGGGCCACCGCCCGTTGGGGGCACCGGCGCCTTTCCACCCTGGGCGTGGAGCGTTCCCTGCGGGTGACGGTGCGGGTGCGCTTCGGCGACCGGTGGATGCTGGCCGAGGGGTTCGTCGACACGGGCAACCGCCTCAAGGAGCCGGTGACGGGTCTCCCGGTCATCCTGGTCGGGCCCGAGGTCATGGCGGCCGCGGTCGGCGACGACGGGTGGTGGACGGAGACGATCGCCCGCGACGCGTGGGCCCTGGCTCAACGCCTGCCTTCCATCGCCCCCGGGTGGGCCAAACGGTTCCGGTTGGTCCCGTTCGAAGGGGTGGGGATCCGCCACGGGGTGCTCGCCGCTTTCCGGGCCGACGAAGCGAGGCTGGAGCGCCCCGCGCAGCCGCCCGTGGAGGTAGGCCCGACCGTGGTGGCCGTCTCGCCGGCACCGCTCCGCTCCGGCGAGGTCCAGGCGCTGGTGCCGCCCGAAATCCTGGCCGCCGCCAGGGCCGCCCGGGATCCGGTCGTGCAGGCCCGGATGCCAGACGAGGGAGGTATGGTGGGTGTCAAAGTTGGAGCCTGA
- the nrdR gene encoding transcriptional regulator NrdR, with protein MKCPYCGEPDTRVVDSRLTEEGAAVRRRRECPGCGRRFTTYERLEEPPLLVVKKDGRREVFSRAKILAGVLKACEKRPIRMDQVEDLVGRVERAVRQQFGGAGEVPSAAIGERVMDELRRLDAVAYVRFASVYREFKDVSGFVAEVEGLLGRRPGVSEQGGTCR; from the coding sequence TTGAAATGCCCGTATTGTGGTGAGCCGGACACCCGCGTCGTGGATTCACGGCTGACCGAGGAAGGGGCAGCGGTTCGCAGGCGGCGGGAGTGCCCCGGGTGCGGGCGGCGATTCACGACGTACGAGCGCCTGGAGGAGCCTCCGCTGCTGGTCGTCAAGAAAGACGGCCGGCGAGAGGTCTTTTCGCGCGCCAAGATCCTGGCGGGCGTCCTCAAGGCATGCGAGAAGCGACCCATCCGGATGGACCAGGTCGAAGACCTGGTGGGCAGGGTCGAACGGGCGGTGCGCCAGCAGTTCGGGGGGGCCGGCGAGGTCCCGTCGGCCGCCATCGGGGAGCGGGTCATGGACGAACTGCGCCGGCTCGACGCGGTGGCGTACGTGCGCTTCGCCTCCGTCTACCGGGAGTTCAAGGACGTGAGCGGCTTCGTGGCCGAAGTGGAGGGCCTGCTCGGACGGCGGCCCGGCGTTTCTGAGCAGGGCGGCACCTGCCGGTGA
- the murA gene encoding UDP-N-acetylglucosamine 1-carboxyvinyltransferase, translating to MERNGLLIRGGAPLSGEITVSGAKNAALKLMAATLLTSERCVIRDVPDIADVRTMMRVLSGLGVKVEWTGPGTLALQASDPLAEQPPDELVRTMRASVQLLGPVAARSGRIRMAQPGGCDIGERPLDLHLHGLQSLGAEVRQEGGFIELTARHLSGTDIVLDFPSVGATENLMMAAVRARGVTVIHNAAREPEVVELQSFLQAMGARVQGAGSSAIRVEGTEDGLHGCEWSLMPDRIEAATWLLAAAITRGHLRLTGARADHLAAVIARLRSAGVEVERVEEGLEVSAQGRALSAVSVRTQPYPGFPTDVQPQWVALMVTARGTSVVREEIYSRRFRFVQELWRMGADIAVDGRVAVVRGPSRLSGADVEAPDLRGGAALVLAALAAEGQSFVGGVHHLERGYERLVEKLAQAGARVRRVSQA from the coding sequence GTGGAGCGTAATGGTCTGCTGATCCGGGGGGGCGCGCCTCTCTCCGGCGAGATCACCGTCTCCGGCGCCAAGAACGCGGCGCTCAAGCTGATGGCGGCGACGCTGCTCACATCCGAGCGCTGCGTCATCCGCGACGTACCCGACATCGCCGACGTCCGCACCATGATGCGCGTGCTGTCCGGCCTCGGCGTGAAGGTCGAGTGGACAGGGCCGGGTACGCTGGCCCTGCAAGCGAGCGACCCGTTGGCCGAGCAACCCCCGGACGAGCTCGTCCGGACCATGCGGGCGTCCGTCCAGCTGCTCGGACCGGTAGCGGCCCGATCGGGACGAATCCGCATGGCACAGCCCGGAGGCTGCGACATCGGGGAACGCCCGCTCGACCTGCACCTGCACGGGCTGCAGAGCCTGGGCGCCGAAGTGCGGCAGGAGGGCGGCTTCATCGAACTGACCGCCCGGCACCTGAGCGGCACGGACATCGTGCTGGACTTCCCATCGGTCGGGGCCACGGAAAACCTGATGATGGCGGCCGTGAGGGCCAGGGGGGTCACCGTCATCCACAATGCGGCGCGAGAGCCCGAGGTGGTGGAGCTCCAGAGCTTCCTCCAGGCGATGGGGGCGAGGGTGCAGGGGGCGGGGAGCTCCGCCATCCGGGTCGAGGGAACGGAGGACGGCTTGCACGGTTGCGAGTGGAGCCTGATGCCGGACCGGATCGAGGCGGCCACCTGGCTCCTGGCGGCCGCCATCACCCGGGGGCACCTGCGCCTCACGGGCGCGAGGGCGGATCACCTGGCCGCGGTCATCGCCAGGCTTCGTTCGGCAGGGGTGGAGGTGGAGCGCGTCGAGGAAGGGCTCGAGGTGTCGGCGCAGGGGCGGGCGCTTTCGGCCGTCTCCGTGCGCACCCAACCCTATCCGGGCTTTCCGACGGACGTGCAGCCGCAGTGGGTGGCGCTGATGGTAACGGCTCGTGGGACGAGCGTGGTGCGGGAGGAAATCTACTCGAGGCGGTTCCGTTTCGTCCAGGAGTTGTGGAGAATGGGAGCAGACATCGCGGTGGACGGCCGGGTCGCCGTCGTGCGAGGGCCGTCCCGGCTGAGCGGGGCAGACGTCGAGGCTCCCGACCTTCGCGGAGGGGCCGCGCTGGTGCTGGCCGCCCTGGCGGCCGAGGGCCAGAGCTTCGTCGGCGGCGTCCATCACCTGGAGCGGGGGTACGAGCGGTTGGTCGAGAAACTGGCGCAAGCAGGCGCCCGGGTCAGGCGGGTGAGCCAGGCATGA
- the ftsZ gene encoding cell division protein FtsZ — protein sequence MVEFDLDAGPYANIKVIGVGGGGSNAVNRMIEAELRGVEFIAINTDAQALALSNAPRKIQIGEKLTKGLGAGSLPEIGQKAAEESRDQIREALMGADMVFITAGMGGGTGTGGAPVVAEVAKEVMALTVAVVTRPFSFEGRRRMRQAEEGIANLRGKVDTLIVIPNDRLLQVIDKKTSVLDAFRLADDVLRQGVQGISDLITVPGLINLDFADVRTIMSSAGSALMGIGRAGGSEDRAVKAARAAISSPLLEASIQGAKGVLLNITGSSNLGLFEVNEAAQTVAEAADPEANIIFGAVIDESLNDEVRVTVIATGFTGQPRDDHRPAPQAAQQPQGARAGGQDRQPGRGTGDIRPLVHDDLEIPPFLRRR from the coding sequence ATGGTGGAGTTCGACCTGGATGCGGGTCCTTACGCCAACATCAAGGTCATCGGCGTCGGCGGCGGTGGTTCCAATGCGGTCAACCGCATGATCGAGGCTGAGCTTCGCGGGGTAGAGTTCATCGCCATCAACACGGACGCCCAGGCGCTGGCGCTGTCCAACGCCCCCCGCAAGATCCAGATCGGCGAGAAGCTGACCAAGGGGCTCGGCGCCGGTTCGCTCCCGGAGATCGGGCAAAAGGCGGCCGAGGAGAGCCGCGACCAGATCCGGGAGGCGCTGATGGGCGCCGACATGGTCTTCATCACGGCGGGGATGGGGGGCGGGACCGGCACGGGCGGGGCTCCGGTGGTGGCCGAGGTGGCCAAGGAGGTCATGGCGCTCACCGTGGCGGTGGTGACCCGGCCGTTTTCCTTCGAGGGACGCCGCAGGATGCGCCAGGCCGAGGAGGGGATCGCCAATTTGCGCGGCAAGGTGGATACCCTCATCGTGATCCCCAACGACCGGCTGCTGCAGGTCATCGACAAGAAGACCTCGGTGCTCGACGCCTTCCGGCTGGCCGACGACGTGCTGCGCCAGGGGGTGCAGGGGATCTCCGACCTCATCACCGTGCCGGGGCTCATCAACCTGGATTTCGCCGACGTGCGGACGATCATGTCCAGTGCCGGCTCGGCGCTGATGGGCATCGGCCGGGCGGGCGGCTCGGAGGACCGCGCGGTGAAGGCCGCTCGGGCGGCCATCTCGAGCCCGCTGCTCGAGGCCAGCATCCAGGGGGCCAAAGGGGTGCTGCTCAACATCACGGGCAGCTCCAACCTGGGCCTCTTCGAGGTCAACGAGGCGGCGCAGACCGTGGCCGAGGCGGCCGATCCGGAGGCCAACATCATCTTCGGCGCGGTCATCGACGAGTCGCTCAACGACGAGGTGCGGGTGACCGTGATCGCCACGGGCTTCACGGGGCAGCCCCGCGACGACCACCGGCCGGCGCCCCAGGCGGCGCAGCAGCCCCAGGGCGCTCGGGCCGGTGGTCAGGACCGGCAGCCTGGCCGGGGGACGGGGGACATCCGCCCGCTCGTCCACGACGACCTGGAGATCCCGCCCTTCTTGAGGCGTCGCTGA
- a CDS encoding polyphenol oxidase family protein: MRAVVRGFTDRNGGVSEGPFRSLNLSWSTGDDPGRVQQNRRRAARLVGWPEDLPVHTARQVHGRDVVRVTSSRGPERGSPGGRPASPDRWSDAGTGDILVITRPGQAAAVLVADCAPVLLWEPSGKAAVAAHAGWRGLAAGVVQAAVRAACEAASCSPEQLQARVGPAIRACCYRVGGEVIRAVGRAVAGDGPQDDTGWVRREGESLFLDVPEAVRAALIRSGVPPERCGLDGRCTACHPELFYSYRRDGPRTGRMAGIIGILEG, encoded by the coding sequence GTGAGGGCCGTCGTGCGAGGGTTCACCGACCGCAACGGGGGCGTGAGCGAAGGGCCGTTCCGCTCGCTCAACCTGTCGTGGTCCACGGGCGATGATCCCGGGCGGGTGCAACAGAACCGCCGCCGGGCCGCGCGGTTGGTGGGCTGGCCGGAGGACCTGCCGGTTCACACGGCCCGTCAGGTGCACGGGAGGGACGTGGTCCGGGTCACGAGCTCGAGGGGTCCCGAGCGAGGGAGCCCGGGCGGTCGACCGGCGAGCCCCGACCGCTGGAGCGATGCCGGTACGGGGGACATCCTCGTGATCACCCGGCCGGGCCAGGCCGCCGCCGTGCTGGTCGCCGACTGTGCCCCGGTGCTGCTGTGGGAGCCGTCGGGAAAGGCGGCGGTGGCGGCCCACGCGGGGTGGAGAGGCCTGGCGGCCGGCGTGGTGCAAGCCGCGGTGCGGGCTGCCTGCGAGGCTGCGTCGTGCAGCCCGGAGCAGCTGCAAGCCCGCGTCGGCCCTGCCATCCGGGCTTGCTGCTATCGGGTTGGCGGCGAGGTCATCCGGGCGGTGGGGCGGGCCGTGGCAGGCGACGGGCCGCAGGACGACACGGGATGGGTGCGCCGCGAGGGCGAGTCGCTCTTCCTCGACGTGCCCGAGGCGGTGCGGGCGGCCCTGATCCGCTCGGGCGTGCCGCCCGAGCGGTGCGGGCTGGACGGGCGCTGCACGGCGTGCCACCCCGAGCTGTTTTACTCGTACCGGCGGGATGGTCCCCGGACCGGCCGGATGGCGGGGATCATCGGCATCCTGGAGGGATAG